Below is a window of Candidatus Trichorickettsia mobilis DNA.
CCATTAGTAGTATAATGTGTTGTTTCAGTATAGGTTAATAAACCAGAAGCGATTTTATAATCAGCAGCGAAAGTTATTGCGTTAAATTTGTTAGTTTTGTGTTTGCTAAAAAAATAGTGTAAACTTGTAGCGATTTTGGTAGAATATTCATAACGACCACCGATACCATATAAGTAGGTGCTACGTGAAGATTCATCTATATCTGGTGATGTAAGACTGCGTAAATAATTACCGTAAGAAGCTGCTAGTGCATATTGTTTATAATGTATTTCTGAGCCAATAAGATAGGTGTTAAGGTTAGTAAATTTCTCAATACCTTTACAGCATGGCTTTACTCTTGTAATTCCTCTTTCTCCAACTAAAGCAGTTTTAATTTTAAGGTCCCCTTTAGCTTTATGCTCAAAAGATAAACCGTATCCAATTCCATCCTTGATAGCAAATGAAAGTTTTAGAGGTTTTGCAAGGTTATGATGTACGGGATTATTGTGTTTGGCGTAGCCGGTATTAGTAGAGTCCGGTATATAACTTATCCCTAATTGAAATCCAGAGATGTTTGGAGAGAAATAAGTAATTTTTCTTGAATATTCTACTTTTTCTCCTTCTCGTGTTTTAGAGTCCAAAAAATTACCAAAATTAACTATATAAGCAATTTTGTCGGGGTAACGAACTAATCTAGTCCAGTTGTCCCATGATCCTACTGTGCCTGCACCAATGGAATATCCGGTAATTTTCATTTTATTGGTAGCGCTTTTATCGGAACCAAGTTCCAATTTCCCATAATTTGTAATTAAATATAAAGATGATGCTGCTTTTCGATCGTTCTTGGTGGTGATTTCAAGACCAATTTTAGCGCCAAAATTAACTGCATCATTATCTGTATTGTTTATGTCGAGATTCATATGGCCGGAAGAATTAAAAGCTACTTGCTTATTAAGTTTTGATATATATAAGGCTTGATTTACATTGTGATCATGAAATGCACTTTGAAATTCAAAGCCACCTTTGAGTTTTACTTGAGTACCATTGGTGTTAGTTGTGGTGTTAGTTGTTGCAAGAGTATTTATTGAACACAAAGTGGGTAAAATGATAAGCAGATAGGTCAATTTTTTTATCATAAGTCCTTTAAGTTTTTGCTTACAGAAATTTGAAGTTGGACGATTTATTGAGAGCGTTATAATAGACACGACAAGTTAAAAATAAGCTCGCAATGACGATTGAGTGTCAAACTTTCTTAACTTGCTGTGTCTGTTTGGTGTTGAACGTCTTGATATGTATATTGCGAACTTATCGAGCAAAAGCCATAAAATCTTTATACAATTTCAGTGCACAATAGCCTAATATCTAATTTTCAGTTTCTGATAATTTTTTATGATATAGAGCTCCAAAGTCTATGGGATCAATCATTAGTGGCTGAAAACCGCCATCTTGAGTTACGTCTGCTACAATCTTTCGAGCAAAAGGAAAAATCATCGCCGGACAATGTATAGCAAGAACAGCTTGGAGCTGTTCGTCTGATATATTAATAATATTAAATACTCCAGCATATTTAAGATCTACAATGAATAGAGTATGATCGTCGTTATGAGCTTTAGCCTCAATACTTAATTCAACTTCAAAAAAATTATCTTCAGGCAAGCGTGTGATATGCAAATCTAATGATAAATCAATGTTTGGATTTCGTGGCACTCTAGCTAGTGAGCCTGGTGCTGCCGGGTTCTCAAACGACAAATCTTTGATATATTGCGCATTAATTGCAATATGAGGCATGGCCTGATTTTCTGTCATAACAAAATTCTCTCTTAATTATTCATAATTTAGGTAAAGTTACATTTGTTTGATTCATATATTTTCCGTTGCGATCAGCATAAGAAACAGTGCATTCTTGGTCTCCGGATAAAAACAAAAACTGACAGGCGCCTTCATTAGCATAAATTTTTGCTGGTAAAGGGGTGGTGTTTGAAAATTCTAAAGTTACATAGCCTTCCCATTCAGGTTCCAAGGGAGTTACATTGACTATTATTCCGCATCTAGCATAGGTAGATTTACCGACGCAAATTACCAATACATCTCGTGGGATTTTAAAATATTCAACAGTGCGAGCTAATGCAAAGCTGTTAGGTGGAATAATACAAACCTCAGTTTCTTTGCTTACTAGATTATGATGGTCAAAATTTTTGGGATCGACGATAGTGGAATTAAGATTGGTAAATATTTTAAATTCCTTAGACACGCGTGCATCATAACCATAAGATGATAAACCATAAGAAATAATTGGTTGGTCGTGTTGTATTTTAACTTGTTCTGGAATAAAAGGCGAAATCATGTTATATTTAGTGGACATTTCTTTTATCCATTTATCTGATTTGATTGCCACTAGTAGAACCGAATTTTTAATTTAAAATTGCGCTTCGAACAAATTATTTAGAAATTTGAGTTTTGTCAAGTGATCTTAAGCTTAGGATTTAGTAATGTGATAATAATAACACTTAATATTAATTGTAGTTAATTTGGCAAATATTAGTTGATAAAATTACTTGAGGTAGTTTGTTGTTGTTTGTATACTTAAACTGTAGGTATAACATGCTCTTTTATTACGATGTTTTTTTGTGGTTAATTGTATAGTTGAAATTATTTTAAGTTATTATTTTTAGGTTGTTTTATGAAAAAAATATTGTTTCTAAGTATTTTTTGTATAGCAAGTTCTGCTCTTGCGACTACGGTATCATCTGATACTACAGTAAAGTTGGAAGGGTTGTTTCATTTCCAGTCTGGTTTTAAAAGTCAAAATAAATTGCAGAGTACAGAAAAAAATATTTCTAAGCACAATAAAGCTGTAGCATTTTATACGGAGGCGGCTTTAGCTGCTACTGTATCGCAAACTTTTAAAGATATAACTTATGGTGGTAAGGTAGTGTTGATGCCTACCACTCTCGCTAAGAGATCTCCTAGTTATAATGGTTCGCATCTTTTTGTAGAGTCAGAGTATGGTAAAGTAGAAGCGGGATCTCCTTATGATGCTGGTTCTAAAATGAGAATAACTGCTTATGATATAGCAGCTGCTACAGGTGATGATTTTGGTAGATACGCTAATCTCGCTGGGGCAAATGTGACATATAAAGGATTAGCGCCAGAATTTGCTTTTTATGATTTCTTTTTTGATTCAACTCATAAAATAGAACTTAATCAGCTAAATGATAAAACTGAGCCATCAAGAAAGATTTCATATTTTAGTCCTAACATGCAAGGATTTCGAGTTGGTATCTCTTATATCCCGGATTCTAGTAATTCGGCGGTCACCGGCCATGATCGTTTGGGAGGAGGTCGCGCTGTAATTAAATTGCCTGGTGAGGGTGAGGCTAAAAAAATGGCAGCAAGCTTAGATAGAAATGTAAGAAACGCTTTCTCTGGTGGTATATCATACGAGCATCATATTGCTGATGGTGTCGATTTAAAGTTGGCAGCTACTGGTGAATATGGCAATTCTGCTGGTAAAAGTGCGATCTATACTGATTATTCAGACAAGACAAAAGACGGTACGCTATATAAGAGCTGTAAATTAAGTGATTTGCGTACTTATAATTTTGGAGCTATTTTAACTCATGGTAATTTTTCATATGCGGTATCATATGGTAGTTTAGGTAAAAGTTTAACATCTAAGGAATATCATAAGGGTGGACGTAGTACTAATTATTATAATGGTGCTATAGCTTACGGCCAGGGGGCAATTAAGACCAGTCTTTCTTACTTTAAGTCACAGCAATTTAAGAATACACTGGATGCTGTTACGTTAGGTACAGAATATAAATTAGGAGCAGGATTATTGCCTTATGCAGAAATAGCATATTTTCAAGCAAAAGGTAAACCTACTTATTACTCTTCAGAAGCGCCAAATAAGAAGACTAAGGGTACAGTGGCAATTATTGGTGCAAAATTAAAGTTATAATCGATAATTTGAGTTGCATGGAATATTTAGCTAAATTTGATGGTGTTTAAGAGCTGTATGCACCAAGTTAAGGAAAAGAAATTATATATCAGTTTTGCTTGAGAGTTACCCACCTTCGTTATTGTGAGCTGCTCCTCGCGTCATAGCGTACCGAAGGCGAAGTAATCCAGTTTTTAAACTTTATTCTGGTTGCCTTTAGTCAGCTCAGTTGTGGCCTCGCAATGACGATTAAGCATCAATTTTCCTTAACTTGGTGCGTATGGTTCAATAAACATTCTCGAAAATGCAGACGAGGATTGCATGAGAGTCGGAGTCAAATTTTGACGATAAAACTACCAACTAGAATAGGTTATGCAAGAAGTCTATTGATTATTAGATGTTTATTATTAGTAATTACCTGTAGCTCATTTATAACTGATGTTTATGCTGTTATCGATGAAGCCAGTAATATGGAAGAGTTATTTACTACAGATGAAGAAGTGAATATTGAAGATAAAACTCAGTTGCCATTAACTGAGCCTTCGTCAGTTGATATTCCTGTCGATGATAAATTAAAGTCAGATGCTATTAGTAGTAATAATGAGATGATTTTAAAAAATTATGACAAGGCTAAAGTTATTGCTTTAAATAAAATTACTGCAAAATCTAAAGAAATGACACTTGCTATTGAAGAAGTTCAATATTTTGGCAATATTGAAATTAAGATTCATAGATGCGTAAAAAATTTAGATCCATACGCTCCTGATGATAAAGTCTTACTAACTATAATGGAAAATAAAACTGAGGAAGATCCTATAATGGTTTTTCAAGGCTGGATGATATCTTCTAATATAGGAATTTCTACATTAGAGCATCCAGTATATGAAGTATTTATCAAAGAATGTCTGTAAATAATATTTTACCGTTTATAACTTTTATAATTCCGGCAATGGGTATGCTTGCTGGTTTATCTGCTTCTGTAAGTGTCACAGTTTTTTTTCTACTATTTCTAACAAGTTTTTATAAAAAAGCTGATTTTAAGTATTTTCAACCAATATCAATTTATTATAAGTTTAAAGATTATATAACTAAATTTGTCACGGAAAACTATAGAGTAGAGTGTCTATTTGTTAGTTGGAGTATATTTAGTAGTGTGTGGTCAATAAATATTTTTGCAAGTCTTTGGTTGTCTATCTCTACTTTCTCGATAATATTAATTAGTTTTATCTTACAAGATAATATAAGTGTTGTGGATGATAATGTAGAGTTGCAAAAAAAGATAAAAATCTTTTTGATCGCCGGAATAGTTACAGCAATAATATTATTTTTTATTGAGAAAAATTCGCACGGTATTTTATCGCGGTCATTTCGACAGTTATTTCAAAGCAACACTAAAGAATATTTCCTATACATGTTGGATAGAGGTTGTGCTTTATTGTCGGTAACATTATGGGTAGTCATAGGTGTCTTAGTTAAGAATAAACGGTATTGGTATGCACTAGTATTATATATTGTAGTTTTTTATTTATTAAGCATATCAGATGGCTTGGCTAGTTTTCTTGGTTTTATTTGCGGTGGCTTTGTATTTATTCTGGGTTCACTCTTTGCTGAAAGATTTTATAAATTATTACGTATTAGTATATTAATTGGAGCAGTATCGTTGCCTTTTATAGTCTACAATATCTCGCCAAGAGATTTATCTGATGAATATACAAATTTTATAGCTGATTCTGCTAAACATCGTTTGTTTATTTGGAATTTTGTTGCCAATAAAATATTGGAAAAGCCGATAATAGGGTTTGGTATTGGTGCTGCTAAATTTATATCTGTTGATGAAGATGAAATGATTGATTACCATCAATATCATTGGTCACCTTTGCCATTGCATCCACATAACAACATTTTACAAATTTTATTGGATTTAGGTCTAGTAGGTTTTTTATTATTATTGATAATAATCAATAAGTGGTTAAAGAAAATTAGCAACAACATGAGTGACAATAAGTATTTTTGTATTGTCGGGCATGCATGTTTTGTGAATTATCTTATTATAGGGATGATTTCTTATAGTGTATGGCAATTATGGTGGGTATATATTGGAGCATGGGTAGCTTTTATGATGCAATATATACTTAAGAATTACTAGATTTCTCTTGCAAACTTAGAAATAGTTGAGAGATTTTTAGTGAGGCTGCAGCGTACATAGAAGTACGTGAGGATCGAAGACAATTTGGCTTTAATCAACAAAAAATTTATGATTTTTAGAAAACTTCACAGAATCTAAAACTTGCCAAAAATAATCTCCATAAAATTTGCGCGTAAGAGCTAGAGTAATACATTATTTATTGATTTAATTTGATTTATGGTTTATACATACCACATGTATCTTAATAAGATTATTTCATACAATAGGTCTATAATATCGGGGCATAGCGCAGTGGTAGCGCATCTGGTTTGGGACCAGAGGGTCGGGAGTTCAAATCTCTCTGCCCCGACCAATCTTTAAATATTTCATAACTTATATCAATTAAAGTTTAAGTCAGCAAAATTCTGAGTATGGTTTAACTAGGTTCTGTAAATAATCTCTGTAAAATTTGTGCACATAACGTGTTTTTGTATAACAAATTTTTCTAAATTCTTGATGTCTTTGTAGCAGTTTTACTTAGTTTTAATATAATCTATTGTTAGATAAATAAATTTTTAAGACTATTGTGTCATTTTAAATTACAATGACTTAAGCAAAAATATGTTAGAGATGACGTTATGAAAAGTAGTGAAGATAATAGTAATACATTACCAGAACCCAAAATTACTGAAGATAG
It encodes the following:
- a CDS encoding porin, with amino-acid sequence MIKKLTYLLIILPTLCSINTLATTNTTTNTNGTQVKLKGGFEFQSAFHDHNVNQALYISKLNKQVAFNSSGHMNLDINNTDNDAVNFGAKIGLEITTKNDRKAASSLYLITNYGKLELGSDKSATNKMKITGYSIGAGTVGSWDNWTRLVRYPDKIAYIVNFGNFLDSKTREGEKVEYSRKITYFSPNISGFQLGISYIPDSTNTGYAKHNNPVHHNLAKPLKLSFAIKDGIGYGLSFEHKAKGDLKIKTALVGERGITRVKPCCKGIEKFTNLNTYLIGSEIHYKQYALAASYGNYLRSLTSPDIDESSRSTYLYGIGGRYEYSTKIATSLHYFFSKHKTNKFNAITFAADYKIASGLLTYTETTHYTTNGQFFNTKTKKISYDKTKGTLLLAGLRLEF
- the secB gene encoding protein-export chaperone SecB, which gives rise to MTENQAMPHIAINAQYIKDLSFENPAAPGSLARVPRNPNIDLSLDLHITRLPEDNFFEVELSIEAKAHNDDHTLFIVDLKYAGVFNIINISDEQLQAVLAIHCPAMIFPFARKIVADVTQDGGFQPLMIDPIDFGALYHKKLSETEN
- the dcd gene encoding dCTP deaminase, translated to MAIKSDKWIKEMSTKYNMISPFIPEQVKIQHDQPIISYGLSSYGYDARVSKEFKIFTNLNSTIVDPKNFDHHNLVSKETEVCIIPPNSFALARTVEYFKIPRDVLVICVGKSTYARCGIIVNVTPLEPEWEGYVTLEFSNTTPLPAKIYANEGACQFLFLSGDQECTVSYADRNGKYMNQTNVTLPKL
- a CDS encoding porin; its protein translation is MKKILFLSIFCIASSALATTVSSDTTVKLEGLFHFQSGFKSQNKLQSTEKNISKHNKAVAFYTEAALAATVSQTFKDITYGGKVVLMPTTLAKRSPSYNGSHLFVESEYGKVEAGSPYDAGSKMRITAYDIAAATGDDFGRYANLAGANVTYKGLAPEFAFYDFFFDSTHKIELNQLNDKTEPSRKISYFSPNMQGFRVGISYIPDSSNSAVTGHDRLGGGRAVIKLPGEGEAKKMAASLDRNVRNAFSGGISYEHHIADGVDLKLAATGEYGNSAGKSAIYTDYSDKTKDGTLYKSCKLSDLRTYNFGAILTHGNFSYAVSYGSLGKSLTSKEYHKGGRSTNYYNGAIAYGQGAIKTSLSYFKSQQFKNTLDAVTLGTEYKLGAGLLPYAEIAYFQAKGKPTYYSSEAPNKKTKGTVAIIGAKLKL
- a CDS encoding DUF2155 domain-containing protein, which gives rise to MTIKLPTRIGYARSLLIIRCLLLVITCSSFITDVYAVIDEASNMEELFTTDEEVNIEDKTQLPLTEPSSVDIPVDDKLKSDAISSNNEMILKNYDKAKVIALNKITAKSKEMTLAIEEVQYFGNIEIKIHRCVKNLDPYAPDDKVLLTIMENKTEEDPIMVFQGWMISSNIGISTLEHPVYEVFIKECL
- a CDS encoding O-antigen ligase family protein, whose translation is MSVNNILPFITFIIPAMGMLAGLSASVSVTVFFLLFLTSFYKKADFKYFQPISIYYKFKDYITKFVTENYRVECLFVSWSIFSSVWSINIFASLWLSISTFSIILISFILQDNISVVDDNVELQKKIKIFLIAGIVTAIILFFIEKNSHGILSRSFRQLFQSNTKEYFLYMLDRGCALLSVTLWVVIGVLVKNKRYWYALVLYIVVFYLLSISDGLASFLGFICGGFVFILGSLFAERFYKLLRISILIGAVSLPFIVYNISPRDLSDEYTNFIADSAKHRLFIWNFVANKILEKPIIGFGIGAAKFISVDEDEMIDYHQYHWSPLPLHPHNNILQILLDLGLVGFLLLLIIINKWLKKISNNMSDNKYFCIVGHACFVNYLIIGMISYSVWQLWWVYIGAWVAFMMQYILKNY